Proteins encoded within one genomic window of Bacillus sp. 1NLA3E:
- a CDS encoding PTS fructose transporter subunit IIABC, translating to MKITELLTLDTIILTIPGNKKTDAIDALVDVLDQAGKLSDKRVYKEAILKREEQSTTGIGEGIAIPHAKTSAVKNAAIAFGKSVEGVDYASLDGQPAHLFFMIAAPEGANNTHLEALARLSSILMNEEARTKLMKATTKNQVIEIINSYDREEEQEEQSMANKKQFIVAVTACPTGIAHTFMAADSLRAKAAEMGVEIKVETNGAGGAKNVITADEIKNATAVIIAADTKVEMNRFKGKHLIETSVASGIRKPQELISKAVSQDAPIYGGSSDGVSEEKPSKSGKGVGATIYKHLMSGVSNMLPFVVGGGILIAISFMFGYKAFDPNDPSHNAIAEALMTIGGGSGAFGFIVPVLAGFIAMSIADRPGFAPGMVGGILAASGGAGFLGGIIAGFLAGYVVVGLRKVLSGLPASLEGIKTILLYPLLGIAITGFIMVFGITKPVGILNSAITDWLSGIGTGNAVFLGILLGLMMAFDMGGPVNKAAYVFGTGLLANGVYEPMAAVMAAGMVPPLAIAVATTLFKNKFTTQEKDAGKANYIMGLSFITEGAIPFAAADPIRIIPSIMVGAAVTGGLSMMFKIGLRAPHGGIFVVPLVDGGWFLYLIAILVGTAISALLIGFLKKPIVE from the coding sequence ATGAAAATTACCGAACTTTTAACGCTTGATACAATCATTCTGACAATCCCAGGGAACAAAAAAACTGATGCCATTGATGCACTGGTCGATGTCCTTGATCAAGCAGGAAAATTGTCCGACAAAAGAGTATATAAAGAGGCCATTTTAAAACGAGAAGAACAAAGCACAACAGGAATTGGAGAAGGAATTGCGATTCCTCATGCGAAAACTTCAGCTGTAAAAAATGCCGCGATTGCCTTCGGAAAGTCAGTTGAAGGGGTCGATTATGCATCACTTGATGGACAGCCTGCACATCTATTTTTTATGATTGCAGCCCCAGAGGGTGCTAACAATACACATTTAGAAGCATTAGCTCGCCTTTCTTCAATTTTAATGAATGAGGAAGCACGTACAAAGTTAATGAAGGCTACTACAAAAAATCAAGTGATTGAAATCATCAACAGCTATGACCGCGAGGAAGAACAAGAAGAACAAAGTATGGCTAATAAAAAGCAATTTATTGTGGCTGTTACGGCATGCCCTACCGGAATTGCCCATACCTTTATGGCTGCTGATTCCCTTCGCGCTAAAGCCGCTGAAATGGGAGTAGAGATTAAGGTTGAAACAAATGGTGCTGGTGGAGCAAAAAATGTTATAACCGCTGATGAAATAAAGAATGCGACAGCTGTCATTATTGCCGCAGATACAAAAGTTGAAATGAACCGTTTTAAAGGTAAACACCTAATAGAGACATCAGTAGCTAGTGGAATTCGTAAACCACAAGAATTAATTAGCAAAGCTGTAAGTCAGGATGCCCCTATTTATGGCGGGTCAAGTGATGGCGTTTCTGAGGAAAAACCATCTAAGAGTGGAAAAGGCGTGGGAGCGACCATTTATAAGCACTTGATGAGTGGTGTATCCAATATGCTTCCATTTGTTGTAGGCGGAGGGATACTAATTGCGATTTCCTTCATGTTTGGTTATAAAGCATTCGATCCAAATGATCCATCCCATAATGCGATTGCAGAAGCTTTAATGACAATCGGCGGCGGTAGCGGAGCTTTCGGGTTTATCGTTCCTGTCTTAGCTGGATTCATCGCGATGAGTATTGCTGACCGCCCTGGATTCGCACCTGGTATGGTTGGAGGTATTTTGGCAGCTAGCGGCGGAGCGGGCTTCCTTGGCGGGATAATCGCTGGTTTCTTAGCAGGATATGTAGTAGTTGGGTTAAGAAAAGTTTTATCAGGTTTACCGGCTTCGCTTGAAGGGATTAAAACAATTCTATTATATCCATTGTTAGGGATTGCGATTACAGGGTTTATCATGGTCTTTGGAATTACCAAACCAGTGGGTATTTTAAATAGTGCAATCACAGACTGGTTATCAGGAATTGGAACAGGAAATGCAGTATTCCTTGGAATCTTGTTAGGTTTAATGATGGCATTTGATATGGGTGGTCCTGTTAATAAGGCTGCTTATGTATTTGGAACAGGGTTATTAGCAAACGGAGTTTATGAGCCAATGGCAGCAGTTATGGCAGCAGGTATGGTTCCACCTTTAGCAATTGCTGTTGCAACAACACTATTCAAAAACAAGTTTACAACTCAAGAAAAAGATGCAGGAAAAGCGAACTACATTATGGGATTATCTTTTATTACTGAGGGTGCAATCCCATTTGCAGCAGCAGATCCAATTCGGATTATTCCATCTATTATGGTTGGTGCAGCTGTTACGGGTGGACTCTCAATGATGTTTAAAATTGGCTTACGCGCTCCTCATGGTGGAATATTTGTGGTTCCACTAGTAGATGGTGGCTGGTTCCTATATTTAATTGCTATTTTGGTAGGAACT
- a CDS encoding DeoR/GlpR family DNA-binding transcription regulator, protein MLTPERHQLILKILKEKNMVKIQEIVELTNTSESTIRRDLIQLEQEKFLKRIHGGAARLQGKLQEPSMIEKSSKNLQIKKQIAEFAAGMIEEGDCLYLDAGSTVFEMIEHLPENIVVVTNGLMHINALLDKGIDTYLIGGIAKHKTRAIIGRGALIGLENYRFDKCFMGVNGIHPQFGYTTPDQEEAMIKQKAMSLSREVYVLADESKFTEIAFAKISDLHEATIITSALDEETIEQYRRKTTIKVVKTS, encoded by the coding sequence ATGTTAACGCCTGAGCGTCATCAATTAATATTGAAGATTTTAAAAGAAAAAAACATGGTAAAAATACAAGAAATAGTAGAATTAACAAACACCTCTGAATCAACTATTCGCCGAGATCTCATCCAGTTGGAACAAGAAAAGTTCTTAAAAAGAATTCATGGTGGGGCAGCAAGGCTACAAGGAAAACTGCAAGAACCAAGCATGATTGAAAAATCCTCCAAAAACCTTCAAATCAAGAAGCAAATTGCCGAGTTTGCTGCAGGAATGATTGAAGAAGGGGATTGCCTCTATCTTGATGCAGGATCGACAGTGTTTGAGATGATTGAGCATCTACCAGAAAATATTGTAGTCGTTACGAATGGATTGATGCATATCAACGCATTACTAGATAAAGGGATTGATACGTATCTAATAGGCGGGATTGCCAAACATAAGACGCGAGCCATTATTGGAAGAGGGGCACTTATAGGACTTGAAAACTATCGGTTTGATAAATGTTTCATGGGTGTAAATGGCATCCATCCCCAATTTGGGTATACTACACCAGATCAGGAAGAAGCAATGATTAAACAAAAAGCGATGAGTTTGTCTCGTGAAGTATATGTGCTAGCGGATGAATCGAAGTTTACAGAAATAGCATTTGCAAAAATTAGTGATCTTCATGAAGCAACGATCATAACAAGTGCGCTTGATGAAGAAACAATCGAGCAATATCGCAGGAAAACTACTATTAAGGTTGTGAAAACGTCATGA
- the pfkB gene encoding 1-phosphofructokinase has product MIYTVTLNPSVDYIVQIEKVNLGELNRSINEDKFPGGKGINVSRVLKEMGVTSKALGFTGGFTGRYITDYLQTEKIETDFVQVSEDTRINIKLKTEKETEINASGPSITDANFVALKDKVRQLTENDILVLAGSIPSSLPETTYEELVKICAENGAKFVVDAEGELLMKVLPYHPFLIKPNHHELGEIFETEITTCEQAIHYGKLLIEKGANNVIVSLAGEGAVFINKESAFIAEVPKGEVKSSVGAGDSMVAGFLAKFGETNDVKTAFQYSVASGSATAFSIGLCTPEKVEKLLPQVKIKQTSKGRP; this is encoded by the coding sequence ATGATTTATACGGTGACATTAAATCCATCAGTTGATTATATCGTTCAAATCGAGAAGGTCAATCTTGGTGAACTAAACAGATCCATCAATGAAGACAAGTTCCCTGGTGGAAAAGGAATTAATGTTTCTAGAGTCCTAAAGGAAATGGGCGTAACGAGTAAGGCCCTAGGTTTTACTGGTGGTTTTACAGGTAGATACATTACAGATTATTTACAAACTGAAAAAATCGAAACGGATTTCGTTCAAGTGAGCGAAGATACAAGAATCAACATCAAGCTAAAGACGGAAAAGGAAACTGAAATAAACGCAAGTGGTCCAAGTATTACAGATGCAAACTTTGTTGCTTTAAAGGATAAAGTCAGACAGTTAACCGAAAACGATATTCTTGTTTTAGCAGGTAGCATCCCGTCCTCATTGCCAGAAACTACTTATGAGGAATTGGTGAAAATTTGTGCTGAAAATGGTGCGAAATTTGTCGTTGATGCAGAAGGTGAACTCCTAATGAAGGTGTTACCATACCACCCTTTTCTCATCAAGCCTAACCATCATGAACTTGGCGAGATTTTCGAAACAGAGATTACCACGTGTGAACAAGCGATTCATTACGGAAAACTCCTAATCGAAAAAGGGGCAAATAACGTGATTGTTTCACTTGCAGGTGAAGGAGCAGTTTTTATTAACAAAGAAAGCGCCTTTATCGCTGAAGTGCCAAAAGGGGAAGTAAAGAGCTCTGTTGGGGCAGGAGATTCAATGGTTGCTGGCTTTTTAGCAAAGTTTGGAGAAACAAATGATGTTAAGACCGCTTTTCAATACAGTGTTGCTTCTGGTAGTGCAACTGCTTTTTCAATAGGGCTTTGCACACCTGAAAAGGTAGAAAAACTACTGCCTCAAGTAAAAATAAAACAGACAAGTAAGGGGAGACCTTAA